From one Verrucomicrobiota bacterium genomic stretch:
- the mrdA gene encoding penicillin-binding protein 2 has protein sequence MDPAKKSLAEQRIFLLCFILLGIFLFLIGGLFYRQVTQHSYFLQKGKYQTQRRVFLPAPRGDILDRQGRVIACDQPLFELHLYFDSIRKEIREQYLNFLQEHRQKKQPIDRVKFQQQARQSVVQRHLDRANAITHRHETLDITKLEHHYHQSLLAPFTLLSNLTTEEYVRLTDQLPVNSPLFIATNYCRKYPYGSAACHVLGYVSMAYDLPQTSKELRSFFTGHRAGKTGIELSQNAQLSGIDGEEIFAVDPVGFRSECVERIAPEKGKECQLSIDIRLQQAVEKAISGYQGSAIVLDVSSGEVLALANTPAYDPNLLSPKIPKNVFQEITQRGAWLNRAIQGCYPPASTFKIISSIAFLRNNIATWDANDTENCPGKTKIGTRLFHCDHKTAHGQVSLAAAMKKSCNVYYYRRSQECGIQNIAQEARRFRLDQPTGIELPFETHRMTIADPEWKKQKKLGEWFGGDTANTAIGQGYTLVTPLQMACFIASIAANRTFTRPHILHDAHHTQTAPTIGLNHKDYRQLITTLQEVVRSGTGRRAQYKNIAIAGKSGTAQVWEHGERRNVAWFIGFAPVEKPTIALAVAIQETSSNDNYYGGKTAGPVAHQIFEAYFH, from the coding sequence CCTTCAGAAAGGAAAGTACCAGACCCAGCGCCGTGTTTTTTTACCGGCACCACGTGGCGATATTTTAGACCGCCAGGGGCGCGTTATTGCCTGCGATCAGCCACTGTTTGAGCTTCACCTTTATTTTGATAGTATTCGAAAAGAAATTCGAGAACAGTACCTCAATTTTCTCCAAGAACATCGGCAGAAAAAACAACCGATCGATCGCGTTAAATTTCAACAACAGGCCCGTCAATCTGTCGTGCAACGACATCTCGATCGAGCAAATGCAATCACACACCGCCATGAGACCTTAGATATCACAAAACTTGAGCACCACTACCATCAATCGCTACTTGCCCCCTTCACCCTCCTTTCCAATCTAACGACGGAGGAATATGTTCGCCTAACAGACCAACTTCCGGTTAATTCACCTCTTTTCATCGCTACAAATTATTGTCGCAAGTATCCCTATGGTTCTGCAGCTTGCCACGTATTGGGTTACGTTTCAATGGCCTACGATCTCCCCCAAACCTCCAAAGAGTTGCGCAGTTTTTTCACGGGCCATCGCGCTGGAAAAACCGGCATTGAATTATCCCAAAACGCGCAACTATCGGGTATCGATGGCGAGGAAATTTTTGCTGTCGATCCCGTCGGATTCCGTAGCGAGTGTGTCGAACGGATTGCACCAGAAAAAGGGAAAGAATGTCAGTTGAGTATCGATATTCGTCTGCAGCAAGCGGTCGAAAAGGCCATTTCAGGATATCAAGGCTCCGCCATCGTTTTAGATGTTTCTTCTGGCGAAGTACTGGCTTTGGCCAATACACCAGCTTACGATCCCAACTTGCTTTCACCAAAAATCCCAAAAAACGTTTTTCAAGAGATTACGCAACGTGGTGCCTGGCTCAATCGCGCAATTCAGGGTTGCTATCCCCCTGCCTCGACGTTTAAAATTATTTCCAGCATTGCCTTTTTACGGAACAACATTGCGACTTGGGACGCCAACGATACCGAGAATTGTCCGGGGAAAACAAAGATCGGGACACGGCTCTTTCATTGCGATCATAAAACTGCGCACGGCCAGGTCTCGCTCGCAGCGGCGATGAAGAAAAGCTGCAACGTCTATTATTATCGGCGCAGTCAGGAGTGCGGAATTCAAAATATCGCCCAGGAAGCTCGGCGTTTTCGTCTCGATCAGCCAACCGGCATCGAACTCCCCTTCGAAACCCATCGCATGACCATTGCCGATCCCGAGTGGAAGAAGCAAAAAAAGCTCGGTGAATGGTTCGGCGGCGACACCGCAAATACCGCAATCGGACAGGGATATACTCTTGTAACACCCCTGCAGATGGCCTGCTTTATTGCGAGTATTGCTGCAAATCGAACTTTTACGCGTCCCCATATTCTGCACGATGCTCACCATACGCAAACGGCGCCAACAATCGGACTCAACCATAAAGATTATCGCCAGCTGATTACAACACTCCAGGAAGTCGTCCGCTCTGGCACCGGTCGCCGCGCGCAGTACAAAAATATTGCCATCGCCGGGAAAAGTGGTACTGCTCAAGTCTGGGAGCACGGAGAACGTCGCAATGTCGCGTGGTTTATTGGGTTTGCGCCTGTCGAAAAACCGACTATTGCCCTCGCCGTGGCAATTCAGGAGACGTCTTCCAACGACAACTACTACGGCGGTAAAACCGCAGGGCCGGTTGCACACCAAATTTTCGAAGCATACTTTCACTAA
- a CDS encoding dUTPase encodes MDKLDTIFSLQAELNRRIGVKPSGLSREEQIQWVLNYTRALQQEASELIDCVPWKWWKKHQQFDYDNARMEIIDLFHFVISLAQVLDLSAEDFYRIYLEKNKINHERQDQGY; translated from the coding sequence ATGGATAAACTCGATACTATTTTCTCGCTTCAAGCTGAACTCAATCGCCGCATCGGTGTTAAGCCAAGTGGACTAAGCCGTGAAGAACAAATTCAGTGGGTATTGAATTATACACGCGCACTCCAACAAGAAGCATCTGAACTCATCGACTGTGTTCCCTGGAAGTGGTGGAAAAAACACCAGCAATTCGACTACGATAATGCGCGCATGGAAATTATCGATCTCTTCCATTTTGTCATCTCTTTAGCACAAGTTCTCGACCTCTCAGCGGAGGATTTCTATCGCATTTATCTCGAAAAAAATAAGATTAATCACGAACGACAGGATCAGGGATACTAA
- a CDS encoding L,D-transpeptidase, whose protein sequence is MSFEHHERIQLVCRDLGMTMTPQWLYVSIAQSLMYAYLGKNLEDIFVISTSVYGINSLKNSFGTPLGLHAIADKIGDNAPLNTVFIGRQETGKCAKDFPDWQTKGYVTTRILRLQGLESGKNQGGNVDTYARYIYIHGIPNETKIGTPCTHGCIGMLNREIIYLFKKIKANSLVLIADE, encoded by the coding sequence ATGTCCTTCGAGCATCATGAGCGGATTCAATTGGTTTGTCGAGACTTAGGCATGACCATGACACCGCAGTGGCTTTATGTATCGATTGCGCAAAGCCTGATGTATGCCTATCTCGGAAAAAATCTGGAGGATATTTTTGTGATTTCCACTTCGGTATATGGGATCAATTCCCTAAAAAATTCTTTCGGTACGCCACTGGGGTTACATGCGATTGCGGACAAAATCGGCGACAATGCACCGCTCAATACGGTTTTTATCGGTCGCCAAGAGACGGGAAAATGCGCCAAAGATTTTCCTGACTGGCAAACAAAAGGCTATGTAACTACACGAATTCTACGCCTACAAGGACTCGAATCTGGCAAAAATCAAGGAGGTAATGTCGATACCTATGCGCGTTATATTTATATCCACGGTATTCCTAACGAGACAAAAATTGGAACGCCTTGTACGCATGGTTGTATTGGTATGCTCAATCGTGAAATTATCTATCTTTTTAAAAAAATAAAGGCGAACAGCCTCGTACTGATCGCCGATGAATGA
- a CDS encoding aspartate-semialdehyde dehydrogenase — MMLEGHPMTLNIGIIGATGIIGRNLVEFFRKKPSMRLFLYASSHSLTRAITIKDQLFPVASIGPGIFKSLDWAIFATSAPTAKEYIPHALRHSCRVIDLSAAFRLDLNVFLFCAGVNEENFPKNAPIIACPNCTTSLIAKVLAPLHRQFPLKGFLVSTYQSISGAGWRAVQAWQQQLTTEISSDRSIVPLAHNCTPWIDPIENSPHTGEEESIVRESKKLLQQPDLKISATCVRVSCERGHGIALTAQFRQNISPATIQKCLSQSPTLIHADKTPIECTGDDYVYYSRIRTAEFPENATSLWITGDQITAGTIANVDGILKKWT, encoded by the coding sequence ATGATGCTCGAAGGACATCCCATGACCCTAAATATCGGCATTATTGGCGCAACTGGAATTATCGGACGAAATTTGGTGGAGTTTTTTCGAAAAAAGCCCTCCATGCGGCTTTTTTTATACGCGTCATCACACTCTCTGACGCGAGCGATTACTATTAAGGATCAATTATTTCCAGTAGCGTCCATAGGTCCCGGAATTTTCAAATCCCTCGATTGGGCGATTTTTGCAACCTCGGCTCCAACGGCTAAGGAGTATATCCCTCACGCCCTGCGCCATTCCTGCCGTGTAATTGATTTGAGCGCTGCTTTCCGCCTGGATCTCAATGTTTTTTTGTTTTGCGCCGGTGTTAATGAAGAAAATTTTCCGAAAAATGCACCTATTATTGCTTGTCCAAATTGTACAACCTCATTAATCGCCAAGGTACTTGCGCCACTTCATAGGCAATTTCCTTTAAAAGGTTTTTTGGTCAGCACCTATCAGTCAATTTCGGGAGCAGGCTGGCGCGCAGTTCAAGCCTGGCAGCAACAGCTTACAACAGAAATATCTAGCGACCGGTCCATTGTTCCACTAGCCCACAACTGTACTCCCTGGATTGATCCAATTGAAAATTCGCCACACACGGGCGAGGAAGAATCGATTGTTCGTGAAAGCAAAAAGTTACTCCAACAGCCCGATCTAAAAATTTCGGCGACCTGTGTGCGTGTTTCCTGTGAACGTGGTCACGGCATTGCACTTACTGCCCAGTTCCGCCAAAACATTTCCCCTGCGACTATCCAAAAATGTCTTTCTCAATCACCAACACTCATTCATGCTGATAAAACACCCATCGAATGCACCGGCGACGATTACGTCTACTACTCGCGCATCCGAACGGCTGAATTTCCCGAAAACGCCACCTCGCTTTGGATTACGGGAGACCAAATCACCGCCGGCACCATTGCGAATGTCGACGGTATACTAAAAAAATGGACTTAA
- the rpmB gene encoding 50S ribosomal protein L28, translating into MSRVCFITGKSQVKGSRIRRRGQTKKSGGIGTHIIKRTRRVFKANLQRVRIVLPSGQVKRVLVCVKAIKAGKVQKAA; encoded by the coding sequence ATGTCGCGAGTTTGTTTTATTACGGGGAAAAGCCAGGTGAAGGGGAGCCGTATTCGCCGGCGTGGTCAGACGAAAAAGAGCGGCGGAATTGGTACGCACATCATTAAGCGTACACGCCGTGTTTTCAAAGCTAATCTCCAGCGAGTGCGCATTGTGCTTCCTTCTGGTCAGGTGAAGCGCGTATTGGTTTGTGTCAAAGCCATCAAGGCGGGCAAAGTCCAAAAGGCGGCGTAG
- the pnp gene encoding polyribonucleotide nucleotidyltransferase — MKQRFSVEGGGLSFSTGTLALQANGSVVVTLGETSVFVSTVAAKTCFPGQDFFPLTVDYRERFSAAGKFPGGYQKREGKPSEKEILISRLCDRPLRPLFPEGFMNEVQVIGMLLSADGKNEGDILMVNGASAALACSDIPWYGPIGCVRVGEIDGEFVVNPTNEEMLHSRLDLIYVGNERDMMMIEGNADQLPEDRFIEALAFAHEQIQPIIQAQKELVQLSGKAKRNFELHTVPDHVMEICQKFEEDLAVVIFQPNKIQRERDVDQIEAKVREEVLRTVGEAACDEVQVKMALESIKESLYRNNILDKNRRVDGRAIDEIRPLHCETNVLPRVHGTALFERGETQALVSLTLGSSRDVQELDAITGGIKTKTFVLHYNFPPYCVGETGRTNGVGRREIGHGALAERSLSPVVPSEEVFPYSIRIVSDIMGSNGSSSMASVCGGCLALMDAGVPILAPVSGISTGLVTEFDEFGNLLRHVVLTDIIGDEDHFGDMDFKICGTANGITGFQLDLKIKGLPLEVAKEAIYRNKEARAKILEVMLAAQPGVNPCLKPSAPGFREVQINPEKIGALIGSGGKNIKRITEETGAQIDINEDNSGRVMIFAPNQEALDRVLEEINLMNAEIEVGKTYKGIVKSIKDFGVFVECLPGKEGMVHVSELADFRVENVEDVCKLGDEIIVKCIGVDDRGRVRLSRRAVICVAKGEDYTASRQPRRSPSRESRRR; from the coding sequence ATGAAACAACGTTTTAGTGTGGAGGGTGGGGGCCTATCGTTTTCAACCGGTACCCTAGCACTTCAAGCAAATGGTTCTGTCGTCGTAACGCTCGGCGAAACAAGTGTGTTTGTCAGTACGGTTGCGGCGAAAACTTGTTTTCCAGGACAGGATTTCTTCCCCTTAACGGTTGATTACCGGGAACGATTTTCGGCTGCTGGAAAATTCCCGGGCGGTTATCAGAAGCGCGAAGGGAAGCCTTCGGAGAAGGAAATTCTCATTTCTCGCCTCTGTGACCGTCCATTACGACCGCTCTTTCCCGAAGGGTTTATGAACGAAGTTCAGGTCATTGGCATGCTCTTATCAGCAGATGGTAAGAACGAAGGCGATATCCTGATGGTCAACGGTGCTTCAGCGGCGCTTGCATGCTCCGATATTCCCTGGTACGGTCCAATTGGCTGTGTTCGTGTAGGCGAAATTGATGGGGAATTTGTCGTCAATCCGACAAACGAAGAAATGCTCCATTCGCGTTTAGATCTAATTTATGTCGGGAATGAACGCGATATGATGATGATCGAAGGGAATGCCGACCAGCTTCCAGAAGATCGTTTTATCGAAGCGCTTGCCTTTGCGCACGAGCAGATTCAGCCCATTATCCAAGCTCAGAAAGAACTCGTACAGCTTTCTGGAAAAGCGAAGCGGAATTTTGAACTCCATACGGTTCCGGATCATGTCATGGAGATCTGCCAAAAGTTTGAAGAAGATCTCGCCGTCGTCATCTTCCAGCCAAATAAGATCCAACGGGAACGTGATGTTGATCAGATTGAAGCGAAAGTTCGAGAAGAGGTTCTCAGAACAGTTGGTGAAGCCGCTTGTGACGAAGTTCAGGTTAAGATGGCACTCGAATCGATCAAGGAGTCGCTCTATCGGAATAACATTTTAGACAAAAACCGGCGGGTAGATGGACGTGCGATTGATGAAATCCGTCCGCTTCATTGTGAGACCAATGTTTTACCACGTGTCCACGGAACGGCACTCTTTGAACGTGGAGAAACCCAAGCACTCGTCAGCCTAACCTTAGGCTCTTCGCGTGATGTCCAAGAACTCGACGCCATTACCGGCGGTATTAAAACCAAGACCTTTGTTCTACACTATAACTTCCCGCCTTACTGCGTTGGAGAGACAGGGCGAACAAATGGTGTTGGACGGCGGGAGATTGGCCATGGTGCGCTCGCGGAACGTTCGTTATCACCGGTCGTCCCTTCGGAAGAAGTTTTTCCGTATTCGATTCGAATTGTTTCAGATATTATGGGATCGAACGGGTCCTCTTCAATGGCATCGGTTTGTGGCGGTTGCTTGGCGTTGATGGACGCCGGTGTGCCGATTTTGGCCCCTGTTTCCGGTATTTCGACAGGATTAGTAACCGAGTTCGACGAGTTTGGCAATTTGCTGCGACATGTTGTTTTGACGGATATTATCGGCGATGAAGATCATTTCGGCGACATGGATTTCAAAATCTGTGGTACGGCGAATGGCATTACAGGTTTCCAGCTCGACCTGAAAATTAAAGGACTCCCTTTGGAAGTCGCGAAAGAGGCGATCTATCGTAATAAGGAAGCACGGGCAAAGATTTTGGAAGTCATGCTTGCCGCACAACCCGGAGTCAATCCGTGTTTGAAACCTTCCGCACCAGGGTTTCGAGAAGTCCAAATCAACCCCGAAAAAATCGGTGCATTGATTGGCTCTGGTGGAAAAAATATCAAGCGTATCACGGAGGAAACCGGTGCACAGATCGATATTAACGAAGACAATAGCGGTCGTGTAATGATCTTTGCGCCTAACCAAGAGGCACTCGATCGAGTTTTAGAGGAAATTAACCTCATGAATGCCGAGATCGAAGTCGGGAAGACCTACAAGGGTATCGTAAAATCGATTAAAGATTTTGGTGTCTTTGTCGAATGCCTCCCCGGGAAAGAGGGGATGGTCCATGTTTCAGAACTTGCGGATTTTCGCGTCGAAAATGTCGAAGACGTCTGCAAACTCGGAGACGAAATTATTGTGAAGTGTATCGGTGTAGATGATCGGGGTCGCGTACGTTTAAGTCGGCGCGCGGTGATTTGTGTCGCTAAGGGGGAGGATTACACAGCTAGCCGTCAACCAAGGCGCTCACCTTCACGAGAAAGTCGTCGTCGATAA
- the rpsO gene encoding 30S ribosomal protein S15 — MSKVEYLEKSKIINEYQVHEGDTGSCEVQIALLTARITHLTEHLAVHKKDFHTRRGLVTMANRRRKLLNYLKRTDFNKYGELLQRLELRR; from the coding sequence ATGTCGAAAGTAGAATATCTCGAAAAAAGTAAGATCATTAATGAATACCAGGTACACGAAGGTGATACCGGGTCGTGTGAGGTCCAGATCGCACTGTTAACGGCGCGAATTACCCACCTCACTGAGCATCTCGCGGTTCATAAAAAGGATTTCCATACGCGTCGCGGTCTGGTAACGATGGCAAATCGCCGGCGCAAGTTATTAAATTATCTGAAACGCACGGACTTTAACAAATATGGGGAGCTTTTACAGCGCCTCGAACTCCGCCGATAG
- a CDS encoding UDP-N-acetylglucosamine--N-acetylmuramyl-(pentapeptide) pyrophosphoryl-undecaprenol N-acetylglucosamine transferase → MNILLACGGSGGHIAPAIALAERLPEHRCTFIISHKQVDTLFTEKYPQFEFIRIGAAPFHMSPLALGRFLRSQLTSLRFAYKFLKQRHIDLVISFGGFTSLGFVLAAKMRHIPIILHESNQIPGKSTRVLAKFANKIILPPEVFLKRHKYQTKTVSLDYPIRKEFVAISQADAREQLGWPALKKIVLILGGSNGALSLNKWAEQNFSKFAHHNLDFYCIAGTAMRQEYAVNHEDCTLHMLPFCHEMNLAIRASDLVISRAGAGAIAECRYCKRPMILVPYPLAADQHQRANARAAELLGVATMVEQDEIDRLAPKILEFFDSKTMSSAMQRALEITFVPDAAEQFAHLVRSML, encoded by the coding sequence ATGAATATCCTACTGGCCTGTGGAGGATCTGGGGGGCATATTGCGCCGGCAATTGCGCTTGCCGAGCGACTTCCCGAGCATCGCTGTACCTTCATTATTAGTCATAAACAGGTCGATACCCTTTTTACGGAAAAATATCCACAGTTTGAATTTATTCGTATTGGAGCTGCTCCATTTCACATGTCCCCTCTTGCCCTCGGACGATTTTTACGCTCCCAACTCACCTCGCTCCGGTTTGCATATAAATTTCTCAAACAACGACATATCGATCTCGTCATTTCCTTTGGGGGCTTTACGTCTCTAGGATTTGTATTAGCCGCAAAGATGCGACACATACCGATTATCCTTCACGAATCGAATCAGATCCCGGGGAAATCGACACGCGTTTTAGCAAAATTTGCCAACAAAATTATCCTTCCTCCAGAGGTGTTTTTAAAACGCCACAAATATCAAACTAAAACGGTTTCCTTAGACTATCCCATTCGGAAGGAATTTGTCGCGATTTCTCAGGCAGATGCACGTGAACAATTGGGTTGGCCAGCACTCAAAAAAATTGTCTTAATCCTCGGCGGTAGCAATGGTGCCCTTTCGCTGAACAAATGGGCCGAACAAAACTTTTCGAAATTCGCCCATCATAACCTCGATTTTTACTGTATCGCCGGAACGGCTATGCGCCAAGAGTACGCGGTCAACCACGAAGATTGTACGCTCCATATGCTCCCCTTTTGTCACGAGATGAACCTCGCGATTCGTGCAAGCGATCTCGTGATTTCGCGTGCCGGTGCAGGCGCAATCGCGGAATGCCGTTATTGCAAGCGCCCGATGATCCTCGTCCCCTACCCGCTTGCAGCCGATCAACACCAACGTGCTAATGCCCGTGCAGCAGAATTACTTGGCGTTGCAACGATGGTCGAACAAGATGAAATCGACCGTCTAGCACCGAAGATTTTAGAATTCTTCGACTCCAAAACAATGTCCAGCGCGATGCAACGTGCACTCGAAATTACATTCGTCCCCGATGCGGCGGAACAGTTTGCGCACCTTGTTCGATCGATGCTCTAA
- the proS gene encoding proline--tRNA ligase, whose translation MRKFAITPTRSENYPEWYQQVVREADLAENSEVRGCMVIKPWGYAIWEQMQKRLDAMFKATGHQNAYFPLFIPLRYLEQEAEHAEGFAKECAVVTHSRLQATEEGKLIPTSPLEEPLVIRPTSETIIGASFARWVHSYRDLPILINQWANVVRWEMRTRLFLRTSEFLWQEGHTVHETAEEAQEEAQRMVEVYRDFAEYDMAMPVLCGEKTAAERFAGAVQTLCIEAMMQDGKALQAGTSHFLGQNFARSSNIRFIDRNNQEQFAWTASWGSSTRLIGGLIMTHSDDDGLVLPPRLAAYHVVILPIIHHEADAEAVITYCRELEQRMVERTYAGEAIRVFVDTKDRNGGEKKWSWIKKGVPLILEVGPRDLKNRSVYGLRRYTMESFSMPVEEFWEKLPTELQSIQEGLLERARAFRDAQTRTIHTLPEFEDFWATAKGGFVVTHLCEDCAIEAQMKERYNITIRCVLPDTDETSPCFYSQQPTARRVVWAKSY comes from the coding sequence ATGAGAAAATTTGCAATCACACCAACCCGTAGCGAAAATTACCCGGAGTGGTATCAGCAGGTCGTTCGTGAAGCCGATCTTGCTGAAAATAGCGAGGTACGCGGGTGTATGGTCATAAAACCCTGGGGGTATGCGATTTGGGAGCAAATGCAAAAACGCCTCGATGCGATGTTTAAGGCGACGGGACATCAGAATGCCTATTTCCCGCTATTTATCCCGTTACGCTACCTCGAACAGGAAGCAGAACATGCCGAGGGATTTGCGAAAGAATGTGCTGTTGTAACGCATTCAAGGTTACAGGCGACGGAGGAAGGGAAATTAATTCCGACATCACCGTTAGAAGAGCCACTTGTGATACGTCCGACATCGGAAACCATTATTGGTGCATCATTTGCGCGCTGGGTGCATTCGTATCGCGATTTGCCGATTTTAATCAATCAGTGGGCGAATGTAGTGCGCTGGGAGATGCGGACACGATTGTTTTTACGGACATCGGAATTTTTGTGGCAAGAAGGGCATACGGTTCACGAGACGGCCGAAGAAGCTCAGGAGGAGGCGCAGCGAATGGTCGAAGTCTACCGAGATTTTGCCGAATATGATATGGCGATGCCGGTATTGTGTGGCGAAAAGACGGCCGCAGAACGTTTTGCTGGCGCAGTCCAGACCCTTTGTATTGAAGCGATGATGCAAGATGGGAAGGCGTTGCAGGCAGGGACCTCACACTTTTTAGGGCAGAATTTTGCCCGTTCGAGCAATATTCGCTTTATCGATCGCAATAACCAAGAACAATTTGCTTGGACCGCATCCTGGGGTTCATCGACGCGCTTGATTGGAGGGTTGATTATGACGCACTCCGATGATGATGGGCTGGTTTTACCGCCACGTCTTGCGGCGTATCACGTCGTTATTTTGCCAATCATTCATCACGAAGCGGATGCCGAGGCGGTGATTACGTATTGCCGAGAACTAGAGCAACGGATGGTTGAAAGAACTTATGCCGGAGAAGCGATTCGCGTTTTTGTGGATACGAAAGATCGCAATGGTGGCGAAAAGAAATGGTCCTGGATTAAGAAAGGTGTGCCGTTGATTTTAGAAGTTGGGCCACGCGATCTCAAAAACCGCTCGGTGTACGGCCTGCGCCGGTATACAATGGAATCGTTTTCGATGCCTGTGGAGGAGTTTTGGGAAAAATTACCGACGGAATTGCAGTCGATTCAGGAAGGATTACTGGAGCGAGCGCGGGCGTTCCGTGATGCGCAGACGAGGACGATTCATACGTTACCGGAGTTTGAAGACTTCTGGGCGACGGCAAAGGGCGGATTTGTTGTAACTCATTTGTGTGAAGATTGTGCGATTGAAGCCCAGATGAAAGAACGCTACAACATTACGATTCGCTGTGTTTTGCCGGATACGGACGAAACGAGCCCGTGCTTCTATAGCCAGCAGCCGACGGCACGACGTGTTGTGTGGGCAAAATCTTATTAG